The following proteins are encoded in a genomic region of Desulfosporosinus youngiae DSM 17734:
- a CDS encoding dimethyl sulfoxide reductase anchor subunit family protein, with protein MFAEEWPLMMFTLLSQLAIGTYIMLFLIRLMLAKDNASSASQLTKSGLMLTGPVMAAALVFSLFHLGTPLGAVRSILNLGSSWLSREIITAGGFLVFWLISYQAFRKGKSGKGLGIVTSLIGLAAIFCMASIYSSSIRPAWTSLNTYIAFYGATFALGSAGALTLVSLAAQGKPSEQARKILKTVVLVLGAAIVVPLLYLPVFISGLSSGVPAAQASAQLLSGTYLAPIVIRALLSLAGVVLLFLGLKKQAPLSPNQVLTALVLVLAGEFIGRYVFYGAAVSIFTGHSLI; from the coding sequence ATGTTTGCAGAAGAATGGCCGCTTATGATGTTCACTTTACTCAGTCAATTGGCGATTGGAACCTATATTATGCTATTCCTTATCCGTCTGATGCTGGCCAAGGATAATGCTTCTTCAGCCTCTCAACTGACCAAATCAGGTCTCATGCTGACCGGGCCGGTTATGGCGGCAGCCTTAGTTTTCTCGCTGTTCCATTTGGGCACTCCCTTGGGAGCGGTCCGCTCGATTTTAAACCTGGGGTCCTCCTGGTTAAGCCGGGAAATTATTACTGCCGGCGGATTTCTGGTCTTCTGGCTCATCTCTTATCAGGCTTTTCGAAAAGGAAAATCAGGAAAAGGCTTGGGGATTGTGACATCCCTGATCGGACTGGCCGCCATATTCTGTATGGCAAGCATTTACTCATCCTCAATCCGTCCGGCCTGGACCAGCCTGAACACTTATATCGCTTTCTATGGCGCCACCTTTGCCTTAGGCAGTGCCGGTGCCCTTACCCTTGTGAGCCTGGCGGCCCAGGGTAAGCCTTCGGAGCAGGCCCGCAAGATCTTGAAAACCGTCGTCCTGGTATTGGGAGCCGCGATTGTGGTGCCTCTCCTTTATCTTCCGGTCTTCATATCCGGTTTGAGTTCCGGAGTTCCAGCGGCTCAAGCTTCTGCTCAATTGCTTTCCGGAACCTATCTGGCACCCATCGTCATCCGTGCTCTTTTGTCCCTGGCCGGCGTGGTTCTCTTATTCCTGGGCCTGAAAAAGCAGGCGCCTCTTTCCCCGAATCAGGTTTTGACGGCCTTGGTTCTTGTTTTGGCCGGGGAGTTCATAGGACGTTATGTATTCTACGGTGCTGCAGTATCCATCTTTACGGGACATTCCCTAATCTAA
- a CDS encoding response regulator transcription factor gives MGLKKILVVEDENILREVIMDYLIEDGYQVLEAADGEQALELFQANAVDLVILDIVLPKIDGWSVCRRIRKHSGIPIIILTARSDEDDSLLGYELGADDYLIKPYSPRVLMAKVKRFLERHPGIAEGRLISAGGIVINMGSRLVSADGHTINLTHTELEILAYLMQNKGIVITREQLISKLWGYDFYGDEKTVNSHIRNLRAKLGSKGSCIVTVIRSGYKFIEEQV, from the coding sequence ATGGGATTGAAGAAAATACTGGTTGTCGAAGATGAAAATATTTTGCGTGAAGTAATTATGGACTATCTGATCGAGGATGGATATCAGGTATTAGAGGCGGCAGATGGAGAACAAGCTTTAGAGCTGTTTCAAGCAAATGCTGTTGATTTAGTGATCTTAGATATAGTTCTGCCCAAGATTGACGGCTGGTCAGTGTGCCGCAGAATTCGGAAACATTCCGGTATCCCTATTATTATTTTAACCGCCCGTTCGGATGAGGATGATTCTCTGCTGGGCTATGAGCTGGGTGCGGATGATTATCTGATCAAACCCTATAGTCCTCGGGTTCTAATGGCCAAAGTGAAACGGTTTCTGGAAAGACACCCGGGTATTGCGGAGGGAAGGCTGATATCTGCCGGTGGTATTGTTATAAATATGGGGTCAAGACTGGTTTCTGCAGATGGCCATACCATTAATCTGACACATACGGAACTGGAAATTCTCGCTTACTTAATGCAAAATAAAGGGATTGTCATTACCAGAGAGCAATTAATCTCGAAACTATGGGGCTATGATTTTTATGGTGATGAAAAGACCGTGAACAGCCATATCAGAAACCTGCGTGCCAAGCTGGGTAGTAAAGGCAGCTGTATTGTTACAGTGATCCGCTCAGGATATAAGTTCATAGAGGAACAGGTATGA
- a CDS encoding phosphotransferase enzyme family protein, producing the protein MEKFGVRVVAPLGGRLNQHWLVDLRGERLVLRLWWSKSPEDMDYELRLLTSISVLGWPVAPAVEGPVNLDGQFWCLFPYLPGDPPSVADRIAEQRARGRLLAQFHTDLEKLSGFGQRGDWQRCEKVLNDPTLERVLSKNERKQPEETRILRWHLERARQRVDGLKTQARPSIVIHGDFTPWNLLFKDGRLSGILDFEFAHLNHRVADFALSWRGRHDEVVRAYDEVSPLDPEEWELLTPVWWAWLIGGACKDLAQGILTHEWTIKHLLRRSPLMGQDSAEFR; encoded by the coding sequence TTGGAGAAATTCGGAGTCCGGGTGGTCGCTCCGCTGGGCGGAAGGCTCAATCAGCACTGGCTTGTAGACCTTCGAGGGGAACGGCTTGTTCTGCGCCTTTGGTGGTCCAAGTCGCCTGAAGATATGGACTACGAGTTACGCCTGCTGACAAGCATCTCTGTTCTGGGGTGGCCCGTTGCTCCCGCTGTCGAGGGGCCGGTCAATCTGGATGGTCAATTTTGGTGCTTGTTTCCCTATCTTCCCGGTGATCCGCCATCCGTCGCTGACCGGATTGCCGAACAACGTGCTCGAGGACGACTTCTGGCTCAGTTCCACACCGATCTCGAGAAACTAAGTGGGTTCGGGCAGCGTGGAGATTGGCAGCGCTGTGAGAAGGTCCTTAATGACCCGACCCTCGAACGTGTGCTGTCCAAGAACGAGAGGAAGCAACCGGAAGAAACCCGTATACTGAGATGGCACCTTGAACGAGCTCGCCAGCGAGTAGATGGACTAAAGACCCAGGCCCGCCCCAGTATCGTTATCCATGGCGACTTCACACCGTGGAATCTACTCTTCAAAGACGGGCGTCTCTCAGGAATCCTTGACTTCGAGTTTGCGCACTTGAATCATCGGGTCGCCGACTTTGCGCTTTCGTGGCGGGGCAGGCATGACGAGGTTGTCCGAGCGTACGATGAAGTTTCACCACTTGACCCTGAGGAATGGGAGTTACTCACCCCAGTATGGTGGGCATGGCTCATTGGCGGTGCCTGCAAGGATCTTGCACAGGGCATTTTAACGCACGAGTGGACCATCAAGCATTTGCTGCGACGCTCCCCATTGATGGGACAGGATTCAGCCGAGTTTAGGTAG
- a CDS encoding DMSO/selenate family reductase complex B subunit, with protein MAQLGFHYDMSVCIGCRVCQIACKDKNDLEVGVLYRRVFDMEKGVYPNPRLDHISLGCNHCKEPKCVQNCPTGALHKREADGIVLHDKAKCIGCRLCTWSCPYGAPQYKEHEGKVGKCDLCADLLEKGEEPACVSACVMRALHVGEIDELRKKYGNTADSEGLPSSGITHPSLTITTKK; from the coding sequence ATGGCGCAACTTGGTTTTCATTATGATATGTCAGTCTGTATTGGCTGCAGGGTCTGTCAGATCGCCTGCAAAGATAAGAATGATCTGGAAGTCGGGGTATTATACCGCCGGGTCTTTGATATGGAAAAGGGCGTTTACCCGAATCCGCGGCTGGATCACATCTCTCTGGGATGCAATCACTGCAAGGAACCCAAATGTGTGCAGAACTGTCCTACCGGAGCACTTCATAAACGGGAGGCAGACGGAATCGTTCTCCATGACAAGGCGAAATGTATTGGCTGCCGGTTATGCACCTGGTCCTGCCCTTACGGCGCACCTCAGTATAAAGAGCATGAAGGTAAAGTCGGAAAATGCGATCTTTGTGCAGACTTGCTGGAGAAGGGGGAAGAGCCGGCCTGCGTGTCTGCCTGTGTGATGAGAGCTCTTCATGTGGGCGAGATCGATGAGCTGCGCAAGAAATACGGAAATACCGCAGATAGCGAAGGGCTGCCCAGTTCAGGGATCACGCATCCGTCTCTGACCATTACCACCAAGAAGTAA
- a CDS encoding rhomboid family intramembrane serine protease encodes MKEFLGKLQYNSPVTLTFTFLSLVILLLSYLTGGLTTNLLFGVYRSSWSDPLAYFRLLGHVLGHVDWSHYSGNMVLFLVLGPILEEKYKSQVLLIMIAITAVVSGLFHVILFPSTVLLGASGIVFMMIVLSSVAGMKDGKIPLTLILVIIIYLGGEIISVGSKDGIAHIAHILGEICGAAFGLLSRRT; translated from the coding sequence ATGAAAGAATTTTTAGGAAAACTCCAGTATAATTCACCGGTTACCCTGACCTTTACGTTTCTTTCCTTAGTTATCTTGCTGTTAAGTTATTTAACGGGCGGATTAACTACGAATTTGCTTTTTGGGGTATACCGTTCATCCTGGAGCGATCCTTTGGCATATTTCAGATTGTTGGGCCATGTGCTGGGCCATGTGGATTGGAGCCATTACTCCGGCAATATGGTGCTTTTTTTGGTGTTGGGTCCTATACTGGAAGAAAAGTATAAGTCTCAAGTTCTTTTAATTATGATTGCCATCACGGCAGTGGTGTCCGGATTATTCCATGTCATTTTATTTCCCAGTACCGTATTGCTGGGGGCAAGCGGAATTGTATTTATGATGATTGTCCTTTCATCCGTTGCCGGCATGAAGGATGGGAAAATCCCCCTCACTCTCATATTGGTGATCATTATTTATCTGGGGGGCGAGATAATAAGTGTGGGATCAAAAGATGGAATCGCTCATATAGCTCATATTTTAGGAGAAATTTGCGGGGCTGCTTTTGGTCTTCTAAGCAGACGTACGTGA
- a CDS encoding TorD/DmsD family molecular chaperone, with protein sequence MIQEAVLSTIKPLLETRVFAYDFLRRTFLVEPSQDYLRSLSENQLVSAFPFQEEDPELAEGTAKVQDYLNTQDVLSAEGYDRLHWDYTRLFIGPYSLPAPPWESAYLNKDKLLFQEETRRVRLAYLKYGFLPKHYQQEADDHLGLELDFMYQLANLTVEKAVVGDLDGFKELLQDQADFLEQHLLLWVPAFAKNVRLSANTGFYQGMARMLQGFIQIDGRAVKELLDIECKFKFFGGEHSHGKSH encoded by the coding sequence ATGATTCAAGAAGCAGTGCTCAGCACAATTAAACCTCTCTTGGAAACCCGGGTGTTTGCCTATGATTTTTTGCGGCGGACATTTCTAGTGGAGCCAAGCCAGGATTATCTGCGGAGCTTAAGCGAAAATCAACTTGTCTCAGCATTTCCTTTTCAGGAAGAAGATCCGGAGCTTGCCGAAGGAACGGCAAAGGTTCAGGATTACCTTAATACTCAGGACGTTTTGTCCGCCGAAGGCTATGACAGGCTGCACTGGGATTATACCCGTCTCTTCATCGGACCGTACAGTTTGCCGGCTCCCCCTTGGGAGTCTGCTTATCTCAATAAGGACAAACTGCTCTTTCAAGAAGAGACACGCCGGGTAAGGCTTGCCTATTTGAAATATGGTTTCCTGCCCAAGCATTATCAGCAGGAAGCGGATGATCATCTGGGTCTGGAGTTGGATTTTATGTATCAGCTGGCCAATTTGACCGTCGAAAAAGCGGTTGTTGGGGACCTGGATGGATTTAAGGAGCTGCTTCAGGATCAGGCGGATTTTCTTGAACAGCACTTGCTCCTTTGGGTGCCCGCTTTCGCCAAAAATGTCAGGTTGAGTGCCAATACCGGGTTTTATCAAGGAATGGCCCGGATGCTTCAAGGGTTTATCCAAATCGATGGCCGGGCTGTTAAAGAGCTGTTAGATATCGAATGTAAGTTCAAATTTTTTGGAGGTGAACATTCTCATGGCAAATCTCATTGA
- a CDS encoding 4Fe-4S dicluster domain-containing protein → MPKQYGFLLDINRCVGCKACELACKSENQTPVRVRWRSVSPNSPESYLSLSCNHCESPECFRVCPNRAYSKRRDGIVVIDSDRCDGCRTCVNACPFKAPQYDPETHKVSKCNLCVSRLEKGLSPACVNACHTGALKIADLSEGVRNGTVAEVPGFAEIRLTRPSIRFYPLKEKKRYWNKGKASE, encoded by the coding sequence ATGCCTAAGCAATATGGGTTTTTATTGGATATCAATCGCTGTGTAGGGTGCAAAGCCTGCGAACTGGCCTGCAAGAGTGAAAACCAAACCCCGGTCCGGGTGCGCTGGCGCAGCGTCAGCCCTAACTCACCGGAGTCTTACCTTTCCTTATCCTGCAACCATTGTGAAAGCCCGGAATGTTTTCGGGTTTGCCCCAACCGGGCTTACAGCAAACGGAGGGACGGCATCGTTGTGATTGACAGCGACCGCTGTGACGGCTGCCGGACATGTGTCAATGCCTGCCCCTTTAAAGCCCCTCAATATGATCCTGAAACCCACAAGGTCAGTAAGTGCAACCTTTGTGTCTCCAGGCTGGAGAAAGGTCTCAGTCCGGCCTGTGTCAATGCCTGTCACACCGGGGCGTTAAAAATCGCGGATCTGAGTGAAGGAGTCCGAAACGGAACTGTTGCCGAAGTTCCCGGCTTTGCGGAAATCCGCTTAACCCGTCCGTCAATAAGGTTCTATCCGTTGAAAGAGAAAAAGCGTTATTGGAATAAAGGCAAGGCCAGCGAATAA
- a CDS encoding TfoX/Sxy family protein: MATTADYIDYVCEQISGVGAVRYKKMFGEYMVYVNEKPILLVCDNMVFVKILDCISEKMKEAERGFPYDRAKEHYILDIDNSKFSKEVIALLEPVIPIPQPKKKKL, from the coding sequence ATGGCAACAACAGCAGATTATATAGACTATGTTTGTGAACAGATCAGCGGTGTTGGCGCTGTTAGATATAAGAAAATGTTCGGAGAGTATATGGTTTATGTGAATGAGAAGCCTATACTTCTCGTCTGTGATAATATGGTCTTTGTGAAAATACTTGACTGTATCAGTGAAAAGATGAAAGAGGCAGAGAGAGGTTTTCCTTATGACAGGGCAAAAGAACATTATATATTAGACATAGACAATTCTAAATTCAGCAAAGAAGTCATCGCTTTATTGGAGCCGGTTATTCCAATTCCACAACCTAAGAAGAAAAAACTGTAG
- a CDS encoding BlaI/MecI/CopY family transcriptional regulator, protein MKCNIALSNGEWKLMNLLWKEAPRTIAQLVAALKDDTGWTKGTVFMMLSRMEDKGAVRFEEGGRSKLFYPALKKEEAASFETESFLNKVYGGSVGLMVASMAGQKALNKTDIDELYAILREAEKEAGQ, encoded by the coding sequence ATGAAGTGTAATATAGCTCTGTCGAACGGCGAATGGAAACTGATGAACCTGTTGTGGAAGGAAGCACCCCGTACGATTGCGCAGCTGGTTGCCGCGCTGAAGGACGATACAGGCTGGACCAAAGGAACCGTTTTTATGATGCTCTCACGAATGGAAGATAAAGGGGCAGTTCGCTTTGAGGAAGGCGGGCGTTCCAAGCTTTTTTATCCTGCCCTGAAAAAGGAGGAAGCTGCCTCCTTTGAAACGGAGAGCTTTCTCAATAAGGTTTACGGCGGCAGCGTCGGGCTGATGGTGGCCTCCATGGCCGGACAGAAAGCACTGAACAAAACGGATATTGATGAACTTTACGCCATTTTGCGGGAGGCGGAAAAGGAGGCAGGGCAATGA
- a CDS encoding molybdopterin-dependent oxidoreductase has translation MANLIEKAQSFVMSRRSFIGVTAGAAAAVSLTGCGLAKVDATTAEALAQKEGKWVTAACWHNCGGRCLNKAYVVDGVVVRQKTDDTHADSPDHPQQRGCARGRSQRHQVFGADRIKYPMKRKNWEPGGGKKELRGKDEWVRISWDEALDLVAGEIKRIREKHGNSSILVTGGSEMPRTLGLYGGHSTHWGTTSWGTWRWGPEKFGMAEGFFEHSINDRLDLRNSQLIVLWGGNPAWSAGGSPTYNYLQAKQAGAKFVIIDPIYTDSAEVLGAQWIPIHPGTDHAMVLGMAYTLLKQDDPANNPLIDWDFLNRCTVGFDADHMPEGADPKENLKDYILGTFDGVPKTAQWASEICGVDAKTIEELALEIATTKKAALFTAWAAARINNADSWPQMFMAFGAMTGHMGESGRMTGVSCHFGTGNGGPALVKPGGNGLPAIKNPVADKINDNEMWTAILTGKYTAGYNKTKDINLQMVYHGYNAVLQTRSAMSKGIEAHRKLEFVVCNSHFLTTNAKYSDIVLPATTEWEREGGFGTGNRELLIYYTRVTEPLFEAKHDQWIAIEIGKRLGLAEKDIYPISEKQQVFNQLAGATVMKTDGSGMEPLLTISEADIAGMGVTGKPQQGRITLNEFRETGMYHVERKPGDKLGSIAYEKFRKDPAANPLKTESGKLEIHSKALAELIKGYGFTEIKPIPTYNKAAEGYEDTFKDWAKKEKGDYPLQVINPHYFRRSHSIFDNIPQLREAFPNPVFVSSQDAAERGISTGDTVLLTSRHGKTLRTAQVSERLMPGVVGLPHGAWVEMDEKSGVDKAGADNILTGPIATGQGTGGWNTCNIQMEKWSGEALQPDVKWPQRIVL, from the coding sequence ATGGCAAATCTCATTGAAAAAGCCCAAAGTTTCGTGATGAGCCGGAGGTCTTTTATCGGGGTAACCGCAGGTGCGGCAGCAGCGGTGTCTCTAACCGGCTGTGGTCTGGCCAAGGTTGATGCCACAACCGCTGAGGCCCTGGCCCAAAAAGAAGGCAAGTGGGTCACGGCAGCCTGCTGGCATAACTGCGGCGGCAGATGTCTGAATAAAGCCTATGTGGTTGATGGAGTGGTTGTTCGTCAGAAAACCGATGATACCCATGCCGACTCTCCCGATCATCCTCAGCAAAGAGGATGTGCCCGCGGACGTTCCCAGCGGCATCAGGTATTTGGTGCCGACCGCATCAAATATCCCATGAAGCGTAAAAACTGGGAACCTGGCGGAGGCAAGAAAGAACTCCGCGGTAAAGACGAGTGGGTCCGGATTTCCTGGGACGAGGCCTTGGATCTGGTCGCCGGTGAAATCAAGCGGATTCGGGAAAAACACGGCAATAGCTCTATTCTGGTGACCGGCGGCAGTGAAATGCCCCGCACTCTCGGTCTTTACGGCGGTCATAGCACCCACTGGGGGACCACTTCCTGGGGAACCTGGCGCTGGGGTCCTGAAAAGTTTGGTATGGCGGAAGGTTTTTTTGAGCACAGCATCAATGACCGGCTGGATCTCAGGAATTCCCAGCTGATTGTGCTTTGGGGAGGCAACCCTGCCTGGAGTGCAGGGGGAAGCCCGACCTACAATTATCTTCAAGCCAAGCAAGCCGGGGCCAAATTCGTCATTATCGATCCGATCTATACGGATTCGGCGGAAGTGCTCGGTGCCCAATGGATTCCCATTCATCCGGGAACCGACCATGCCATGGTGCTGGGCATGGCTTATACACTGCTAAAACAGGATGATCCCGCCAATAACCCTTTGATTGACTGGGATTTCTTAAATCGCTGTACCGTTGGCTTTGATGCGGATCATATGCCTGAGGGCGCTGATCCCAAGGAAAATTTGAAAGATTATATTCTGGGAACTTTTGATGGAGTGCCGAAAACGGCTCAATGGGCCTCGGAAATCTGTGGTGTGGATGCCAAAACCATCGAAGAGCTGGCCCTGGAAATTGCCACCACGAAAAAGGCCGCCTTATTTACAGCTTGGGCCGCCGCCCGGATCAATAATGCCGACTCCTGGCCTCAGATGTTCATGGCCTTTGGAGCCATGACCGGCCACATGGGCGAAAGTGGACGGATGACGGGAGTAAGCTGTCACTTTGGTACCGGCAACGGCGGCCCGGCTCTTGTTAAACCAGGCGGCAACGGTTTGCCGGCCATTAAAAATCCGGTTGCGGACAAGATCAATGACAATGAAATGTGGACTGCTATCCTGACCGGCAAGTATACCGCCGGCTACAATAAGACCAAAGATATCAACCTGCAGATGGTCTATCATGGCTACAATGCCGTTCTGCAGACCCGCTCGGCTATGAGCAAAGGGATCGAAGCCCACCGCAAGCTGGAATTCGTGGTCTGTAATTCTCACTTCCTCACCACCAATGCCAAGTATTCTGATATTGTGCTTCCGGCTACAACAGAATGGGAGAGGGAAGGCGGATTCGGAACAGGCAACCGTGAGCTCCTGATCTACTATACCCGGGTAACCGAGCCTTTGTTTGAAGCAAAGCATGACCAGTGGATCGCCATCGAAATCGGCAAACGCTTAGGCTTAGCGGAAAAAGATATTTATCCGATTTCCGAGAAGCAGCAGGTCTTTAATCAACTGGCCGGCGCAACGGTGATGAAGACAGACGGTTCCGGAATGGAGCCCCTCTTAACCATCAGCGAGGCAGACATTGCCGGGATGGGAGTTACCGGAAAGCCGCAGCAGGGCCGCATTACCTTAAACGAATTCAGGGAAACGGGCATGTATCATGTTGAGCGCAAACCCGGTGATAAACTAGGCAGTATTGCTTATGAAAAATTCCGTAAGGACCCGGCCGCCAATCCCCTCAAAACAGAATCGGGAAAACTGGAAATCCACTCCAAGGCCCTGGCAGAATTGATCAAGGGTTATGGTTTCACTGAAATTAAACCGATTCCCACCTACAACAAGGCTGCCGAAGGCTATGAAGATACGTTCAAGGATTGGGCCAAAAAGGAAAAGGGTGACTATCCTCTGCAAGTGATTAATCCCCACTATTTCAGACGTTCCCACAGCATCTTCGACAATATTCCTCAATTGCGGGAAGCTTTCCCCAACCCGGTCTTTGTAAGTTCCCAGGATGCTGCTGAGCGCGGAATCAGTACCGGAGATACGGTTTTACTGACCAGCCGCCATGGCAAGACCTTGCGGACCGCTCAGGTTAGCGAGCGCCTGATGCCGGGTGTGGTGGGACTTCCTCATGGCGCCTGGGTTGAAATGGACGAGAAGAGCGGTGTTGATAAAGCGGGCGCGGATAACATCCTGACCGGACCTATTGCTACAGGACAAGGAACAGGCGGTTGGAATACCTGCAATATCCAAATGGAGAAATGGAGCGGCGAAGCCCTCCAGCCGGATGTTAAATGGCCTCAGAGAATTGTGCTGTAA
- a CDS encoding sensor histidine kinase has translation MKKSIVFKWFMLTALLFSAMFLVIGITQNYFFERYYLNKKADALKMDMNEYLSLAAKKGAEAASVQLYKNNHVWMTKLDDCGRILDVENYYIEVTLENEAQGNWRIPMYSFAGEFSSAVLSSLKVGDEVIIDTVNSADERIPYHIQTHSTGVINLNLANKLHGPQADPAYSQLATGLYRGRITKTIFPERGEDIVFPYQETYFLEQVKEFQARLLVDKKPLQSTEELRATENFAQYQIIIKPVRENGSRGYIFAMTSLQPVDEAIAVMRQFYPYFFGLALLCVIGLAFIVSKRLSKPLISINRITGKIANLDFTEKLPMGSEDEIGQLSANINDLSSQIEGYIGRLKQDLDQEKQLEETRKEFIAGVSHELKTPLAVMKSCLSILKDGIAAEKREHYFQAMEEEIQRMDLLVVNMLDLAKFESGTYKPEMAPFEIDKVIREAGRSLAGEIEGKNLSFSLRLVSLMVVGHKGLISRVITNFLSNAIRHTENGDAIVIAVSGKGQTAEISVVNQGKPIAEEDRKKIWDQFYRVEARTSKAGTGLGLAISREILELHHAVYGVENTRDGVRFFFSLPVHHHD, from the coding sequence ATGAAAAAAAGTATTGTTTTCAAGTGGTTTATGCTGACAGCTCTATTGTTCTCCGCCATGTTTTTAGTGATTGGCATCACGCAGAATTACTTTTTTGAGAGATATTATCTCAATAAGAAAGCGGATGCTCTCAAAATGGATATGAACGAGTACTTAAGCCTGGCGGCGAAAAAGGGAGCCGAAGCAGCATCAGTCCAACTCTATAAGAATAATCATGTCTGGATGACCAAACTGGATGACTGTGGACGGATCTTGGATGTGGAAAATTACTATATCGAAGTGACATTGGAAAATGAAGCCCAGGGGAATTGGCGCATACCTATGTACTCTTTTGCAGGAGAATTTTCTTCCGCTGTCCTCTCTTCCTTAAAGGTTGGCGATGAGGTGATTATTGATACCGTTAATAGCGCAGATGAAAGGATACCTTATCATATCCAGACTCATTCAACGGGAGTCATCAATCTAAACCTTGCTAACAAGCTGCATGGTCCTCAGGCCGACCCGGCCTATAGCCAGCTGGCAACCGGCCTGTATAGAGGAAGGATAACGAAAACTATATTTCCGGAACGCGGGGAGGATATAGTGTTTCCTTACCAGGAAACTTATTTTTTGGAACAGGTCAAAGAATTCCAAGCCCGTCTGCTGGTTGATAAGAAACCTCTTCAGAGTACAGAAGAACTTAGGGCCACAGAAAATTTTGCACAGTACCAGATCATCATTAAACCGGTTAGGGAAAATGGGTCAAGAGGATATATTTTTGCTATGACTTCTCTCCAGCCGGTGGATGAAGCCATAGCGGTTATGCGGCAATTCTATCCTTACTTTTTTGGCTTGGCCTTGCTGTGTGTGATCGGTTTAGCCTTTATTGTTTCCAAGCGGTTGTCAAAACCGCTGATCTCTATCAACCGGATCACCGGGAAAATAGCTAACCTGGATTTTACGGAAAAGCTGCCGATGGGTTCCGAGGATGAAATAGGCCAGTTGTCCGCAAATATCAATGACCTGTCCAGCCAGATAGAAGGGTATATCGGTCGGCTGAAACAGGATCTGGATCAAGAGAAGCAGCTGGAAGAGACCCGGAAGGAATTTATTGCCGGGGTCTCTCATGAATTGAAAACCCCTCTGGCGGTTATGAAAAGTTGTCTGTCCATTTTAAAAGACGGAATAGCCGCTGAAAAAAGGGAACATTACTTTCAGGCCATGGAAGAGGAAATACAGCGGATGGACCTGCTGGTGGTCAACATGCTGGATCTGGCTAAATTTGAATCAGGTACCTATAAGCCTGAAATGGCTCCTTTTGAAATCGACAAGGTGATTAGAGAAGCAGGCAGGTCCCTGGCAGGGGAAATAGAGGGGAAAAATCTCTCTTTTAGCTTGAGGCTTGTCTCTCTGATGGTCGTGGGGCATAAAGGGCTGATCAGCCGAGTGATCACTAATTTTCTCAGTAATGCAATCCGGCATACGGAGAATGGTGATGCCATCGTCATTGCTGTCAGTGGCAAAGGGCAGACCGCAGAAATCAGCGTTGTAAACCAGGGGAAGCCTATAGCAGAGGAGGACAGGAAAAAGATATGGGACCAATTCTACCGTGTCGAGGCCAGGACCTCCAAAGCAGGTACAGGTCTGGGACTTGCCATATCCAGAGAAATACTGGAGCTTCATCATGCGGTTTATGGTGTGGAAAATACCCGGGATGGCGTCCGCTTTTTCTTTTCCCTGCCGGTACATCATCATGACTAA